The Streptomyces sp. SS1-1 genome has a segment encoding these proteins:
- a CDS encoding WhiB family transcriptional regulator, with protein sequence MDDWRDHAACRHEDPDLFHPIGTSGPTLMQTEEAKAVCRRCPVREPCLRFALDMDQSTGIWGGTSETERRALRQRAG encoded by the coding sequence ATGGACGACTGGCGAGACCACGCCGCCTGCCGCCATGAGGACCCCGACCTCTTCCATCCGATCGGCACCTCCGGGCCGACCCTGATGCAGACCGAGGAGGCGAAGGCCGTGTGCCGGCGCTGCCCGGTACGCGAGCCGTGTCTGCGTTTCGCGCTGGACATGGACCAGTCCACCGGGATCTGGGGCGGCACGAGCGAGACGGAACGGCGGGCGCTGCGCCAGCGGGCCGGCTGA